DNA sequence from the Acidobacteriota bacterium genome:
AACATACGATGAACAGTAGAACAATTGCCGATGTGAAATTGAATGGGATATCAGTACCCGAGGCGGGGATAAATGGGGCGATCGCCGGCTACTTCGGGGTCCCTGTGGTCTTCATCGCCGGCGATAAAGCCATCTGCAAACAGGCGAAGGATCTCTTCCCCTGGGTGGAAGCGGTAGCGGTGAAGGAGGGGATAGGAAGTGCTGTCAAAACGCTTCATCCGGAGGTAGCAAGAAAGAGGATAAAAGAAAGGGTCTATTACGCCCTAACCCATCTCAAGAAATATAAGCCGTTTGTGATAAAGCCTCCCTATACTATTGAGGTAACCTTCATCGATGAGGTATTGGCGAATAAGGTGAGTTTCATACCCTACGCAAAGAGAACTGGACCACTGTCGGTATCCTTTACCGATGATGACTTTATCCAGGTACTCAGGTTTTTCAAGACAGCGTTAGCTGTGAGGTAAGATGGAAGTAGGACTTCTTTACGGAAAGGGGATAAAGAAAGTAACCCTTCCTTCGGGGATGGAGTGCGTCATCTTGAGGAAAAAAGAGATGCCCATCTCCTCAAATCCAACGGAAGAGCTCATCGAAGCCCTTAATTCGCCCATAGGAAGCCCCCCTTTGGCGGAGATGCTCTCCCCCGGGATGAGGGTGGCGGTGGCGATATCCGACATCACAAGACCGGCGCCGAACCAGGTGCTCCTCCCCCCTCTCCTCCATCTCCTTGAGAAGAAGGGGATAAAGAGGGATGAGATA
Encoded proteins:
- a CDS encoding M55 family metallopeptidase, giving the protein HTMNSRTIADVKLNGISVPEAGINGAIAGYFGVPVVFIAGDKAICKQAKDLFPWVEAVAVKEGIGSAVKTLHPEVARKRIKERVYYALTHLKKYKPFVIKPPYTIEVTFIDEVLANKVSFIPYAKRTGPLSVSFTDDDFIQVLRFFKTALAVR